A single window of Bradyrhizobium daqingense DNA harbors:
- a CDS encoding IS630-like element ISBj5 family transposase gives MANAGVKGRPIAPLVLSSQERAYLERQVRRHRVARSLSERCRAILRCADGLPSKSVAAELGIHEHTVGKWRRRFLKDRCDGLLDEARPGRPRTIDDDQVAEVIERTLRTTPPDATHWSIRSMAADTGFSHTTIRRMWTAFGLQPHRSQTFKLSSDPLFVDKVRDIVGLYLSPPNRAVVLSVDEKSQIQALDREQPVLPMMPGVPERRTHSYVRHGTTTLFAALDVASGFVIGKCYKRHRALEFLKFLKEIDAQIPEGLAVHIVMDNYATHKTPKIKAWLARRPHYHVHFTPTSASWINQIERWFAELTRKQIRRGVHTSVRQLEADIRTFIELHNNNPKPFKWTKSADQILASVKRFCHKAQQTLCGEL, from the coding sequence GTGGCGAATGCAGGTGTGAAAGGCCGGCCGATCGCGCCGTTGGTGCTGAGTTCGCAGGAGCGGGCGTACTTGGAGAGGCAAGTTCGTCGTCATCGTGTAGCCCGATCGCTATCTGAGCGATGCCGCGCGATCCTGCGGTGTGCAGATGGTCTGCCAAGCAAGTCTGTGGCTGCCGAACTTGGCATCCATGAACACACCGTCGGCAAGTGGCGCCGCCGATTCTTGAAGGATCGTTGTGATGGCCTGCTTGACGAAGCCCGCCCGGGCCGCCCTCGAACCATCGACGATGATCAGGTTGCCGAGGTAATCGAGCGGACATTGCGTACGACGCCGCCCGACGCAACGCACTGGTCGATCCGCTCGATGGCTGCGGATACTGGCTTTTCTCACACCACGATCCGCCGAATGTGGACGGCGTTCGGCTTGCAGCCGCACCGCAGCCAGACATTTAAACTATCGAGCGATCCGCTATTCGTCGATAAGGTGCGCGATATTGTCGGGCTTTATCTGTCGCCGCCTAACCGAGCCGTTGTCCTCAGTGTCGATGAGAAAAGCCAGATCCAGGCACTCGATCGCGAGCAGCCGGTCTTGCCGATGATGCCTGGGGTGCCGGAACGTCGCACGCATAGCTATGTGCGGCATGGTACGACCACGCTGTTTGCCGCGCTCGATGTCGCTTCCGGCTTCGTCATTGGCAAATGCTACAAGCGCCATCGGGCGCTCGAGTTCTTGAAGTTTCTCAAAGAGATCGACGCTCAAATCCCTGAGGGGCTCGCTGTCCATATCGTCATGGACAACTACGCTACCCACAAGACCCCCAAGATTAAAGCGTGGCTCGCTCGCCGGCCGCACTATCATGTCCACTTCACGCCGACTTCCGCGTCGTGGATCAATCAGATCGAGCGCTGGTTCGCTGAACTCACCAGAAAGCAGATCCGGCGAGGTGTTCACACCTCCGTCAGGCAGCTCGAAGCCGACATCCGTACCTTCATCGAATTGCACAACAACAACCCGAAGCCCTTCAAATGGACCAAGTCCGCAGACCAGATCTTGGCTTCCGTCAAACGCTTTTGCCACAAAGCCCAGCAGACTTTATGTGGCGAACTTTAG
- a CDS encoding response regulator transcription factor — translation MSIRRSVFIVDDDPSVRTSLSRLLRAHGFVATLFESAGSLLDCGGFERAICIVLDINLDERSGIDLRRSLTERGVTAPVIYITGNDSPANRSAAIASGCVAYLTKPFSAEALIERVTRAAAA, via the coding sequence GTGTCGATACGCCGCTCCGTCTTTATCGTGGATGACGATCCGTCCGTCCGGACGAGCTTGTCCAGATTGCTGCGCGCGCACGGTTTCGTCGCCACCCTGTTCGAGTCGGCGGGCTCGTTGCTCGATTGCGGCGGATTCGAAAGGGCGATCTGCATCGTGCTCGACATCAATCTCGATGAGAGATCCGGTATCGACCTGCGCCGGAGCCTAACGGAGAGGGGCGTCACCGCGCCGGTCATCTACATTACCGGCAACGACAGTCCGGCGAACCGCAGCGCGGCGATCGCGTCGGGCTGCGTCGCCTATCTGACCAAGCCATTTTCTGCAGAAGCCTTGATCGAGCGAGTGACGCGCGCGGCTGCCGCGTAG
- a CDS encoding invasion associated locus B family protein has product MPNIRDYLRGLLLVVVGTAMSLGGVVPAEAQADKPAEVAPRGQREATDISYGRWQKLCFKPGGALRLCRTSITGRFATGQIAVRLDVIERDDSQSARLQLFVPVGMYLQQQPKLMIDQGTPFRLPYTWCLTNLCIAADVAPPKTIEDMTSGKALMLELVDSNLLALTTSVPLAQFAAAYKGAPAKTLEQYVEE; this is encoded by the coding sequence ATGCCCAACATTCGTGATTACCTCCGAGGCCTTCTCCTCGTCGTCGTCGGCACCGCAATGTCGCTGGGTGGCGTTGTACCGGCGGAAGCGCAAGCGGACAAGCCGGCCGAAGTCGCGCCCCGCGGTCAACGTGAAGCAACAGACATCAGTTACGGCCGTTGGCAGAAGCTATGCTTCAAGCCTGGCGGCGCGCTGAGGCTGTGCCGAACCTCGATCACCGGCCGATTCGCGACCGGCCAGATCGCCGTGCGGCTCGACGTTATCGAACGCGACGATTCCCAATCCGCGCGCCTGCAATTGTTCGTGCCCGTCGGTATGTATCTTCAACAGCAGCCCAAATTGATGATCGATCAGGGCACCCCCTTCCGCCTGCCCTATACCTGGTGTCTCACCAACCTCTGCATAGCGGCCGACGTAGCGCCGCCGAAGACCATCGAGGACATGACATCAGGCAAAGCGCTGATGCTCGAACTCGTCGATTCGAACCTCCTGGCGCTGACGACCTCGGTACCGCTGGCGCAGTTCGCGGCCGCCTACAAAGGTGCGCCGGCGAAGACGCTGGAGCAATATGTCGAGGAGTGA
- a CDS encoding alpha/beta hydrolase family protein, with protein MRPQLSTTVRLLVALFSAILCAAPARSENAIRIQEEIWALPLQLPMFAYLVRPVGDGPFPLVIMNHGVSLKPTDRSFFPLVEFRDAAKWFAQRGYLVVAPVGTGYGAAAIDIPERGIYGPFFSKIGDCSNPNFRDAGLAVAKVDLEIIDYLAAEKRIIPKDVIVVGQSAGGWASIALSSVNPPAVKAIITFAAGRGGRVGGKPNNNCAPDKLVEATADFGRTSRVPMLWIYIENDTFFGPDLSKRMHAAFTAAGGRAEYHLMPPFGGEGHFFIGSPDAIPLWSPLVAKFLDAQN; from the coding sequence ATGCGCCCACAGTTGAGCACAACCGTCAGGCTGCTCGTGGCGCTCTTCTCGGCGATCCTTTGCGCCGCCCCGGCGCGCTCCGAGAATGCCATCCGCATCCAGGAGGAAATCTGGGCGCTGCCACTGCAACTGCCCATGTTCGCCTACCTCGTGCGCCCGGTCGGCGATGGTCCCTTCCCGCTTGTGATCATGAATCATGGCGTGTCGCTCAAGCCGACCGATCGCAGCTTCTTCCCGCTGGTGGAGTTTCGTGACGCTGCCAAATGGTTCGCCCAGCGCGGCTACCTCGTCGTGGCTCCGGTCGGCACCGGCTATGGTGCAGCAGCCATCGACATTCCCGAACGTGGCATCTACGGACCGTTCTTCTCCAAAATCGGGGACTGCTCCAATCCCAACTTTCGTGACGCAGGGCTCGCCGTTGCAAAGGTCGATCTCGAGATCATCGACTATCTCGCCGCCGAGAAACGCATCATCCCCAAGGACGTGATCGTGGTCGGCCAGTCTGCCGGCGGCTGGGCCTCGATCGCCTTGTCGAGCGTGAACCCGCCAGCAGTCAAGGCCATCATTACTTTTGCCGCAGGCCGTGGCGGGCGCGTCGGCGGCAAGCCGAACAACAATTGCGCGCCGGACAAGCTGGTTGAAGCCACCGCGGATTTCGGCCGCACCTCGCGGGTGCCGATGCTGTGGATCTACATCGAGAACGACACGTTCTTCGGGCCCGACCTGTCCAAGCGCATGCATGCCGCCTTCACCGCTGCCGGCGGCCGGGCCGAATATCATCTGATGCCGCCGTTCGGCGGCGAGGGACATTTCTTCATCGGTTCGCCAGACGCGATTCCGCTCTGGTCGCCTCTGGTGGCGAAATTCCTCGATGCGCAAAACTAG
- a CDS encoding aspartate:alanine exchanger family transporter codes for METVRWIIAAAPEIFLLLAIAIGTVLGRIRIRGFSMGTTACILIVAVLIGQLGSFTFPPILRAILFSLFVFTIGYRSGPEFFASLSVRTLAQVVLALVIGTTGLVLVLIFAHAFRLDTGTAAGLTAGALTQSSVIGTASGALAQLGLPADVLKQQEANIAAGYAVTYVLGYILTLLFVPFVAPRLMGIDLKTEAKKLEAELAGGAPAKTDNLSYRKFQARAYRVSTAAGRTIEAIETEIGSRTIVERIVRHGADVAARRDVVLEDGDDIVLTGPTAAIVSAKPVVGAEIDADELLRSLPGNVIDVLVENRQLHGRSIREVAEIVGDSARGVFLRILTRMGRQVPLGPETRVYLGDIMTLVGSSGNIQRATAQVGYALNAGDRTDIAFLAAGIAVGLLAGLASFKVGAVALTLGGGGGALIAGLVCGWLRSRRPTMGAMPPAAQQTLSDLGLGGFIAAIGLGNGLAAWSAIQAHGLLLVGMGIVVTLIPMTVGTLVAYYLLRMNPVVTCGALAGAMTVDAAVTGACDVAESQTPVLGVAVPYAVGNVVLTVLGPIVVAATFSG; via the coding sequence ATGGAAACCGTCAGGTGGATCATCGCCGCCGCACCGGAAATATTCCTGCTGCTCGCCATTGCGATCGGCACCGTCCTTGGCCGCATCAGGATCCGTGGCTTCTCGATGGGAACGACTGCCTGCATCCTGATCGTAGCCGTTCTGATCGGCCAGCTCGGCAGCTTCACGTTTCCGCCGATCCTGCGCGCGATCCTGTTCAGCCTGTTCGTGTTCACGATCGGCTACCGGTCGGGACCGGAGTTCTTCGCCTCGTTGAGCGTGCGGACCCTGGCGCAGGTGGTGCTGGCGCTGGTGATCGGGACTACCGGCCTCGTGCTCGTGCTGATTTTCGCGCATGCGTTCAGGCTCGATACCGGCACCGCCGCGGGCCTCACGGCGGGCGCGCTGACGCAATCCTCGGTCATCGGCACTGCATCGGGCGCGTTGGCGCAGCTCGGCCTGCCGGCCGACGTGTTGAAGCAGCAGGAAGCCAATATCGCGGCCGGTTATGCCGTAACCTATGTGCTCGGCTACATCCTGACTCTGCTATTCGTCCCCTTCGTCGCCCCGCGATTGATGGGGATCGACCTCAAGACGGAGGCAAAAAAGCTAGAGGCGGAGCTTGCCGGCGGAGCTCCTGCAAAAACGGACAATCTTTCCTATCGCAAATTCCAGGCCCGCGCCTATCGTGTTTCGACCGCCGCTGGCCGCACGATCGAGGCCATCGAGACCGAGATCGGCAGTCGCACCATCGTGGAGCGGATCGTACGTCACGGCGCCGACGTCGCCGCGCGTCGCGACGTGGTCCTCGAGGATGGCGATGACATCGTCCTGACTGGGCCGACCGCGGCCATCGTCTCGGCGAAACCCGTCGTCGGTGCGGAAATCGATGCCGACGAACTGCTACGCAGCCTGCCTGGCAACGTGATTGACGTGCTCGTCGAGAACCGCCAGCTGCACGGCAGATCGATCCGCGAAGTGGCCGAGATCGTCGGCGACAGCGCGCGCGGTGTATTCCTGCGTATCTTGACCAGGATGGGGCGGCAGGTGCCGCTCGGGCCCGAAACGCGCGTCTATCTCGGCGACATCATGACGCTGGTCGGCAGCTCCGGCAATATCCAACGGGCTACGGCGCAGGTCGGCTACGCGCTGAACGCCGGGGACCGGACCGACATCGCATTCCTCGCCGCCGGCATCGCCGTCGGCCTTCTGGCCGGCCTTGCCAGCTTCAAGGTCGGAGCGGTCGCGCTGACCCTGGGTGGCGGTGGTGGCGCCCTGATCGCCGGCCTCGTCTGTGGCTGGCTGCGCTCGCGAAGGCCCACCATGGGCGCGATGCCGCCGGCAGCGCAGCAAACCTTGAGCGATCTCGGGCTCGGCGGTTTCATCGCGGCCATCGGACTCGGCAACGGGCTTGCCGCCTGGTCTGCGATCCAGGCGCACGGTTTGCTGCTGGTCGGCATGGGCATCGTCGTCACGCTGATTCCGATGACGGTAGGAACGCTCGTTGCCTATTACCTTCTGCGCATGAACCCGGTCGTGACCTGCGGCGCTCTCGCCGGCGCCATGACGGTCGATGCCGCGGTCACGGGGGCTTGTGACGTTGCCGAGAGCCAAACCCCGGTGCTCGGCGTCGCCGTGCCCTATGCGGTCGGCAACGTGGTGCTGACCGTTCTCGGTCCAATCGTGGTGGCAGCCACGTTTTCGGGATGA
- a CDS encoding YoaK family protein, with the protein MSTLDVAAGAIRRDETVEIVLLLAFAGGFIDAYTWIIHGVLANAQTANLIFLWAYGMAGNWARASHFVPPILAFAVGIVIAAWLRRVAGGRAAAISTVIEIVLLIAIGVLHNRLPDLAGTLGISVVAAMQSSMFARVEGTVCSTVMITGNMRQAIENIFSVVYGGAPLGTLRKSGIFFALCAVFGFGAAAGAFATKSIPDLALGLPVAALLIALLRCEAPRREQGR; encoded by the coding sequence ATGAGTACCCTGGACGTCGCAGCCGGCGCGATCCGCCGCGACGAGACGGTCGAGATCGTATTGTTGCTCGCTTTCGCGGGCGGCTTCATCGATGCCTATACCTGGATCATTCACGGCGTGCTGGCGAACGCTCAGACCGCGAATTTGATCTTCCTTTGGGCCTATGGGATGGCGGGTAACTGGGCGAGGGCGTCGCACTTCGTGCCACCGATCCTCGCCTTCGCGGTCGGCATCGTGATCGCTGCCTGGCTGCGTCGTGTCGCTGGCGGGCGCGCTGCGGCGATCAGCACTGTCATCGAGATCGTGCTGTTGATCGCGATTGGTGTCCTGCACAACCGGTTGCCGGACTTGGCGGGAACGCTCGGCATCTCCGTGGTCGCAGCCATGCAATCATCCATGTTCGCCAGGGTCGAGGGCACCGTTTGCAGCACGGTGATGATTACCGGCAATATGCGTCAAGCCATCGAGAACATCTTTTCGGTCGTGTATGGCGGGGCTCCGCTCGGGACGTTGCGCAAGTCGGGCATCTTCTTCGCATTGTGCGCCGTGTTCGGCTTTGGCGCCGCCGCCGGCGCTTTTGCGACCAAGAGCATCCCCGATCTCGCGCTCGGCCTGCCCGTCGCCGCGCTGCTGATTGCGCTGCTGCGCTGCGAAGCCCCTCGTCGGGAGCAAGGGCGATGA
- a CDS encoding SulP family inorganic anion transporter: MSTPSDPTWTRFFPPAGWLAAYRGEWLPSDAIAGVTLAAYAIPVSLAYAALAGLPPQIGVYGYMLGGIGYALLGSSRQLAIGPTSAISLMIAGTVGALAGGDAVRYAQIASLAAFAVAVLCLIAWLFKLSVLVRLVSDSILVGFKAGAGLTIIMSQLPSLLGVAGGGHSFFDRAVKLFGQLGGIDPLVLGIGAVALLLLLLGERLLPGKPVGITVVALAIALATLLGLPALGVPVTGKIPEGLPVLAVPTFGLLEFDDLFPLAAGCVLLAYIEGVSAARSFAAKHGYSLDVRQEFLGLGAANLAAAFGHGYPVAGGLSQSAVNDNAGARTPLALVICSVTLGLCLLFFTGLLTNLPKAVLAAIVFAAVYRLVDVRALLRMWRVSRIDFYAAAIALISVLLLGILQGVLLASIASIFLLLARASRPNVAFLGRLPGSGRYSDSARHEGVEPLVGIIAFRPEASLLYINSETILETVLTALRTSTGVRLVICDLSASPYIDLAGASMLHDLYEELASRKVAFCIVGAHAQLRDLLRAEGLADKTDSSHWLRSLDNLLADDQVSSAQRTA; this comes from the coding sequence ATGAGTACACCGTCCGATCCGACCTGGACGCGATTCTTCCCGCCGGCAGGCTGGCTTGCGGCCTATCGCGGCGAATGGCTGCCGTCCGACGCGATCGCCGGCGTCACGCTGGCCGCTTACGCCATTCCGGTCTCGCTCGCCTATGCCGCGCTGGCCGGCCTGCCACCGCAGATCGGCGTCTATGGCTACATGCTCGGAGGCATCGGCTACGCCTTGCTCGGGTCGTCCCGGCAGCTCGCGATCGGGCCGACGTCAGCGATTTCCCTGATGATTGCAGGCACCGTCGGTGCGCTGGCCGGAGGAGATGCGGTACGCTATGCGCAGATCGCGAGCCTTGCGGCCTTTGCCGTGGCGGTGCTGTGCCTGATCGCCTGGCTGTTCAAGCTCAGCGTCCTCGTCCGGCTCGTTAGCGACAGTATTCTGGTCGGCTTCAAGGCCGGAGCTGGGCTCACCATCATCATGAGTCAATTGCCGAGCCTGCTTGGGGTGGCCGGTGGCGGCCACAGTTTCTTCGATCGGGCTGTCAAGCTGTTCGGGCAGCTCGGCGGCATTGATCCGCTGGTGCTGGGCATCGGTGCGGTCGCGCTCTTGTTGCTTCTGCTCGGCGAACGGCTGTTGCCGGGAAAACCCGTCGGCATCACCGTCGTTGCGCTTGCGATCGCTCTGGCGACGCTGCTGGGCTTGCCGGCCCTTGGTGTGCCCGTTACCGGGAAGATACCGGAAGGGCTGCCGGTGCTGGCGGTCCCGACATTTGGCCTGCTGGAGTTCGACGATCTATTCCCTCTCGCCGCAGGTTGCGTGCTCCTTGCCTATATCGAAGGCGTGTCGGCGGCCCGCAGCTTCGCTGCCAAGCACGGCTATTCGCTCGATGTCCGTCAGGAATTCCTGGGACTGGGCGCAGCGAACCTCGCCGCTGCTTTCGGCCATGGCTATCCCGTTGCCGGTGGCCTGTCGCAATCGGCCGTCAACGACAACGCCGGGGCGCGGACACCGCTGGCGCTGGTGATCTGCTCGGTGACGCTCGGTCTGTGCCTGTTGTTCTTCACGGGGCTGCTGACCAACCTGCCGAAGGCGGTGCTCGCGGCCATCGTCTTCGCCGCCGTTTACAGGTTGGTCGACGTTCGTGCCCTGCTGCGAATGTGGCGGGTCAGCCGAATCGATTTCTACGCGGCGGCGATTGCACTGATCTCCGTGCTGCTGCTCGGCATCCTCCAGGGCGTCCTGCTGGCGTCGATCGCGTCGATCTTCCTGCTACTGGCGCGGGCCTCGCGACCGAATGTCGCGTTCCTCGGTCGGCTGCCCGGCAGCGGCCGCTATTCGGACAGTGCGAGGCACGAGGGCGTCGAGCCGCTGGTTGGAATCATCGCCTTCCGGCCCGAAGCGTCGTTGCTCTATATCAATTCCGAAACCATCCTGGAAACCGTCCTGACGGCGCTCCGCACGTCGACGGGCGTGCGGCTGGTAATCTGCGACCTTTCGGCGTCACCCTACATCGACCTGGCGGGCGCAAGCATGCTGCATGATCTTTACGAAGAACTTGCGTCACGCAAGGTGGCCTTCTGCATCGTCGGTGCGCATGCGCAGCTGCGCGATCTTCTACGCGCGGAGGGACTGGCGGACAAGACCGACAGCAGCCACTGGCTGCGGTCGCTCGACAACCTGCTCGCAGACGATCAGGTGAGCTCCGCGCAGCGAACCGCCTGA
- a CDS encoding decarboxylase, producing MSKDANPAQKRIDRFFSGPGARADDWRDLVEAAKTWARVGNRAAYDAALADLSITEEFHGYPGLPLMAALREAAATGDGSAAFALATRIAQALATRSFRQYAGDWSAKDDGNGDAPELVPPSFGAHTARRPYFETLIVTGVSPGQWPALAAEWRKLRRPVDAFIYEPVIVGSLEDAFCATMLNPNIGAVIINEGFGLRSRHDAPVLRSIMGAAGLNDETDASALRLAHIIKRVRPELDLYMISNRDVEELAGNPEADVVRRIFYSVEELLELHLSILEGIQDRYDTPFFDNLKKYAQRPIGTFHALPIARGKSIFKSDWIRDMGEFYGPNLFLAESSATTGGLDSMLEPTGNIKKAQEKAARALGADRVFFVTNGTSTSNKMAVQALLAPGDIAIVDRNCHKSHHYGMVLAGAQPLYVEAFPMTEYSMYGAVPLKTIKQALLGAKADGRLDRVKMLDLTNCTFDGHIYNTRRVMEECLAIKPDLIFLWDEAWFGFARFSPFLRRRTGLGAANEIEAWMRDPKSVAVYEKQQAELGKNPSNEVLLKTRLIPDPRQIRLRVYQTNSTHKSMSAIRQGSMLSVKDVEFHTVEQQFKEAVFTHASTSPNQQLIASLDISRRQMELEGYGLVANAIEIAFAIRQAVNSNPLISKYFRILGADAMVPAQYRQSGFTDFLAPGVNWANTLKSLDDDEFCLDPTRMTLVCGMAGYDGTQFKGILANEYNIQVNKTSRNSVLVQSNINNTRSDVAHLVRVLAEIAGEIDRGLAQGGANARKTFEARVTSLMKDVPDLPNFSHFHPSFRGDAGTKTNEGDIRSGFYAAYDVAGCEHIRLNDPEIDQRLKAGPELVSANFVIPYPPGFPIMVPGQVITQETIDFMRKLDVKEIHGYDAKEGLKLVRTEALAKLGRPKPAAQTKLKAAS from the coding sequence ATGTCCAAAGACGCGAACCCCGCACAGAAGCGCATCGACCGGTTCTTTTCGGGCCCAGGAGCGCGGGCGGACGACTGGCGAGACCTCGTGGAGGCCGCCAAGACCTGGGCGCGTGTCGGCAATCGCGCGGCCTATGACGCCGCGCTCGCCGATCTTTCGATCACCGAGGAATTTCACGGCTATCCGGGCCTGCCGCTGATGGCGGCGCTGCGGGAAGCAGCGGCCACAGGCGACGGTTCGGCCGCATTCGCCCTTGCGACGAGAATTGCTCAGGCGCTGGCGACGCGATCCTTCCGCCAATATGCCGGCGATTGGAGCGCAAAGGACGACGGCAACGGCGATGCGCCCGAGCTGGTGCCGCCGAGCTTCGGCGCGCATACGGCGCGCCGGCCCTATTTCGAGACCCTGATCGTCACCGGCGTCTCCCCCGGTCAGTGGCCTGCGCTTGCGGCCGAATGGCGCAAGCTGCGGCGCCCGGTCGACGCCTTCATCTATGAGCCCGTCATCGTCGGCAGCCTGGAGGATGCGTTCTGCGCGACGATGCTCAATCCCAACATCGGCGCTGTCATCATCAACGAGGGTTTCGGGCTGCGCTCAAGGCACGATGCGCCGGTCCTGCGTTCAATTATGGGTGCAGCCGGCCTCAACGACGAAACCGACGCGTCAGCGCTCCGGCTCGCCCACATCATCAAGCGGGTCAGGCCCGAGCTGGATCTCTACATGATCTCGAACCGCGACGTGGAGGAGCTCGCCGGTAATCCCGAGGCGGACGTGGTTCGCCGCATCTTCTATTCCGTCGAAGAGCTTCTGGAGCTGCATCTGTCGATCCTCGAAGGCATCCAGGATCGCTACGACACGCCGTTCTTCGACAATCTCAAGAAATACGCCCAACGCCCGATCGGCACTTTCCATGCGCTGCCGATCGCCCGCGGCAAGTCGATCTTCAAATCCGACTGGATCCGCGACATGGGCGAGTTCTACGGCCCGAACCTGTTCCTGGCCGAGAGCAGCGCCACCACCGGCGGCCTCGACAGCATGTTGGAGCCGACCGGCAACATCAAGAAGGCGCAGGAGAAGGCGGCGAGGGCGCTCGGCGCCGACCGCGTCTTCTTCGTCACCAACGGCACCTCGACGTCCAACAAGATGGCGGTGCAAGCGCTGCTCGCGCCCGGCGACATCGCGATCGTCGACCGCAATTGCCACAAGTCGCATCACTACGGCATGGTGCTGGCCGGAGCGCAGCCGCTCTATGTTGAAGCCTTCCCGATGACGGAATATTCGATGTACGGCGCGGTACCGCTGAAGACGATCAAGCAGGCGCTGCTGGGCGCCAAGGCGGACGGCCGGCTCGACCGCGTCAAGATGCTCGATCTCACCAACTGCACTTTTGACGGTCACATCTACAACACGCGCCGGGTGATGGAGGAATGCCTTGCCATCAAGCCCGACCTCATCTTCCTCTGGGACGAAGCCTGGTTCGGCTTTGCCCGGTTCTCGCCGTTCCTGCGCCGCCGCACGGGCCTGGGCGCCGCCAACGAGATCGAGGCTTGGATGCGCGATCCGAAGTCGGTCGCGGTCTATGAGAAGCAGCAGGCCGAGCTCGGCAAGAACCCGTCCAACGAGGTGCTGCTCAAGACCCGGCTGATCCCGGACCCCAGACAGATAAGGTTGCGCGTCTACCAAACCAATTCGACCCACAAGTCGATGTCGGCGATCCGTCAGGGCTCGATGTTGTCGGTCAAGGATGTGGAATTCCACACGGTCGAACAGCAGTTCAAGGAGGCGGTGTTCACCCACGCCTCCACCAGCCCAAACCAGCAGCTCATCGCCAGCCTCGACATCTCGCGGCGGCAGATGGAGCTGGAAGGCTATGGCCTCGTCGCCAATGCGATCGAGATCGCGTTCGCGATCCGCCAGGCAGTCAACAGCAATCCGCTGATCTCGAAATATTTCCGCATCCTCGGTGCCGACGCCATGGTGCCGGCACAATACCGCCAGAGCGGCTTCACCGACTTCCTCGCTCCCGGCGTCAACTGGGCGAATACACTCAAGAGCCTGGACGACGACGAGTTCTGCCTCGATCCGACCCGCATGACGCTGGTGTGCGGCATGGCCGGCTATGACGGGACGCAGTTCAAAGGCATTCTCGCCAACGAGTACAACATCCAGGTCAACAAGACCTCCCGCAACTCGGTCCTGGTCCAGTCCAACATCAACAACACCCGCAGCGATGTGGCGCATCTCGTCCGCGTGCTCGCCGAAATCGCGGGCGAGATCGATCGCGGCCTTGCCCAGGGCGGCGCCAATGCTCGGAAGACCTTCGAGGCACGGGTGACGAGCCTGATGAAAGATGTGCCGGATCTGCCGAACTTCTCGCATTTCCACCCGAGCTTCCGCGGCGATGCCGGCACCAAGACCAATGAAGGCGACATCCGCAGCGGCTTCTACGCGGCCTATGACGTTGCCGGATGCGAGCACATCCGCCTCAACGATCCCGAGATCGATCAGCGGCTAAAGGCCGGCCCCGAGCTCGTCTCGGCGAACTTCGTGATTCCGTATCCGCCGGGCTTTCCGATCATGGTGCCGGGCCAGGTCATCACCCAGGAAACCATCGACTTCATGCGCAAGCTCGATGTGAAGGAAATCCACGGCTACGACGCCAAGGAAGGACTGAAGCTCGTGCGCACGGAAGCTTTGGCCAAGCTCGGCCGGCCAAAGCCCGCCGCGCAAACGAAGCTCAAGGCCGCATCCTAA